A window of Cryptomeria japonica chromosome 3, Sugi_1.0, whole genome shotgun sequence contains these coding sequences:
- the LOC131066689 gene encoding short-chain type dehydrogenase/reductase: MADKSSLKDRIAIVTGASRGIGREIALHLARKGAKVVINYGANAEKAEEVALTINKGCDTVRAVTCKADISKANEVSKLFDVAEEAFGAVHILVNCAAILDPKYPPLTETPEEAWESTFNVNCKGAFLCSREAANRVVKGGGGRIINLSTSVVGSLRVGYGAYGASKAAVETMTKILAKELRGTKITANCVAPGAVATEMFFAGKSDVLVESIAKEVPFERLGQVSDVAPVVAFLASDEGEWVNAQVIRVNGGSP; the protein is encoded by the coding sequence ATGGCCGATAAGAGTAGTCTGAAAGATCGAATTGCCATCGTGACGGGCGCGTCGCGAGGGATCGGCAGAGAAATTGCCCTTCACTTGGCGCGCAAGGGAGCAAAAGTGGTGATCAATTATGGTGCAAATGCAGAGAAAGCAGAGGAGGTGGCCCTAACAATTAACAAGGGCTGTGATACAGTCAGAGCAGTGACCTGCAAGGCCGATATTTCCAAGGCGAACGAAGTAAGCAAGCTCTTTGATGTGGCGGAGGAAGCCTTCGGTGCAGTGCACATTCTGGTTAACTGCGCGGCCATTCTCGACCCCAAATACCCACCCCTGACAGAAACCCCCGAAGAAGCGTGGGagtccaccttcaatgtcaactgCAAGGGAGCTTTTCTATGCTCCAGGGAAGCTGCCAATAGAGTGGTCAAAGGCGGTGGTGGTCGCATAATAAATTTGAGCACTTCGGTGGTTGGGTCTCTTAGGGTTGGATATGGAGCATACGGGGCCAGTAAGGCCGCCGTGGAGACGATGACCAAAATATTGGCCAAGGAATTGAGGGGCACCAAGATTACTGCTAATTGTGTGGCACCCGGGGCAGTGGCCACGGAAATGTTCTTTGCAGGAAAGAGCGACGTCCTGGTTGAATCCATTGCTAAAGAGGTTCCCTTTGAGCGCCTGGGTCAGGTCAGTGACGTGGCGCCCGTCGTTGCATTCCTGGCCAGTGATGAAGGAGAGTGGGTCAATGCTCAGGTCATTCGGGTCAATGGTGGCAGTCCATGA